Proteins encoded in a region of the Patescibacteria group bacterium genome:
- a CDS encoding DNA polymerase → LGRRQAQKMASTYLKFYLNETTDAHPYVHPSFNTLGARTSRMSCDSPNLQNVPRLGTNKFADAVRNCITSRYVSPELLLKFDAEGFTQRDAVEHGCLMFCDFAQIEMRILTHLSEDEHMIAAFHGDEDFFVTLARAIYHDETIDKKDPRRRVTKNAGYATVYGAGIRKFALTAGVSEAEAREFFRRWNALYPGVLRWQQSIIQEASFEKLETGQAAVRSLLTNRRYVGDSGKEYALANYKIQGMAAEINKMKLVELDNAGLGPWMIATVHDEVILDVPGEHVLDVAHMLEKVMNDDTLLSVPVRAEIAFGHRWGKKRDWVKTA, encoded by the coding sequence CTCGGCCGCCGGCAGGCACAGAAGATGGCCTCGACGTACCTCAAGTTCTACCTAAACGAGACCACCGACGCGCATCCGTACGTGCACCCATCGTTCAACACGCTCGGCGCGCGTACCTCGCGCATGTCGTGCGACTCACCGAACCTGCAAAACGTGCCGCGCCTCGGGACGAACAAGTTCGCCGACGCGGTGCGCAACTGCATCACGTCGCGCTACGTTTCGCCGGAGCTGCTGCTCAAGTTCGACGCCGAGGGCTTCACCCAGCGGGACGCGGTGGAGCACGGCTGCCTGATGTTCTGCGACTTCGCACAGATCGAGATGCGAATCCTTACGCACCTGTCCGAGGACGAGCACATGATCGCCGCGTTCCACGGCGACGAGGACTTCTTCGTGACGCTGGCGCGCGCCATCTACCACGACGAGACCATCGACAAGAAGGATCCCCGACGACGTGTGACAAAAAACGCTGGCTACGCCACCGTGTATGGCGCGGGCATCCGCAAGTTCGCGCTGACCGCGGGCGTCAGCGAGGCGGAGGCGCGCGAGTTCTTCCGCCGCTGGAACGCGCTCTACCCTGGCGTCCTGCGCTGGCAGCAGTCCATCATCCAGGAGGCCAGCTTCGAGAAGCTCGAGACCGGCCAGGCGGCGGTGCGGTCGCTGCTGACGAACCGGCGGTACGTTGGCGACAGCGGCAAGGAGTACGCGCTGGCGAACTACAAGATCCAGGGCATGGCCGCCGAGATCAACAAGATGAAGCTCGTCGAGCTGGACAACGCGGGACTCGGGCCGTGGATGATCGCCACGGTGCACGACGAGGTCATTCTCGACGTCCCGGGAGAGCACGTCCTCGACGTGGCGCACATGCTCGAGAAGGTCATGAACGACGACACGCTGCTCTCGGTGCCGGTTCGCGCGGAGATCGCGTTTGGTCATAGGTGGGGCAAGAAAAGGGACTGGGTTAAGACAGCTTAG